The sequence below is a genomic window from Bombus fervidus isolate BK054 chromosome 2, iyBomFerv1, whole genome shotgun sequence.
TCAACTGAATAGGTTTGAACGATCAGTATTACTCAATTTATTTCGTCATGAGAAAATACTGCTTATGCTTAAAAACTCGTTATTTTGTTTTACACGACTCTGTTAAAAGATTCTTTGTGCCATAGATTACTTATGTAGAGAACATTTTGGTCAATCATCGCCAAACAACATTATCTAGCTTGATTAATCTACcgattatatgtattttaattcgCACGTACTTATATCAATATGTacgataatttgaaatatttcgaaagtttggagttcttaattttaaagcgattGAAGGCTTAAAAAGcctaatttcaaaattattaaagattCGAAAAGATTCCACAAGGAATTTTAGGACAGACGTCCTAaacattttctaagatttCGAAGCAATTTAGGATTTAAAGATGTCCATAGGTTCcagaattttgaataataaacttTAAAGCCGTTGCGAAttcaaaaaaatttatattctaatgGTTCTCGAAATAAtctctaaaatatatttgaaatattccaaataaaaataatagaaattctaaCAGTTTGCAGATGCTCCGAAATTATTGAGGATATATAATCCTTAATCTCAATAAAAGTTCTACGACTTTAAGACTTTGCCCTATCTATTATCTTTGAATCCTTGTCAACCTTTTGTTATCTATAAACCTTAAATTTCACAAGAACCTTGCAATTGCCCGAGGTTTAACAGCTCTTGAAATCTTTCACTTctgtagaatttttaatttacttttagtATAGTGATATGATAGTAAAGTAATATACTCTTAGTATATACTCatattaaatactatatacatttatattttattattattaaaagtttaTTATAAGAATATTTGCTAGTTTAGTTTAAATTCTTATGATATCACGAAGACAATTGTTGACATTATATCAGGTAACATTCACGCGTTTATGTTAATTTTCCAATGCCAGCCACCCACAGTAATGCATTTCCGCGTATTTACACCATTAATACACTTGGAAAGGCAAGGCCGAGGTCTTGAAAATAAATACTGTTTCTACgtaatattttacgtaataataCTTCGATTCTACGTAAATCAACTCATGTTAGAGTTgcaatatgataaaaataatttcatagcAATTTATAATCTCCCTTGTTTAAACACGGAAAAAGCGGATTTTTCCTCTGTTCGACGGGCACTGGTAGCGGACGCACATctattattaatgaaactatttttatatgttttatactgCATTAATTTTGTCACACCATTGTAGTAACgatggtaataataaaaaatttgtaactaTTGACATTTGttcaaattatgtatttctactaaTGTTGGCGCGCCGATCACCGATGACCTCCGTGGCATTCaacgtgttaatttcaatcagGTGCCACAAACTTCGTATGTAACGATTTACAAAGAGAAACAAATGTGTGTTCTATACCAGATATTTAACTTTTACGATATCAGTAGCTCTTCAAATATTGTCAACGATTATTCTGCTGATAAAGTCTTATTTCGAGCTAGACTTATATTAGCGTATACTGAGATTGGACTTCAAAAAGCTTTTACGGAAACacgtttttcattttatttgatatagtAGTACCATATGTACTATAAATGCTATAGTATGATCgcgttatttatatataattcctATCAATTGTACTATCAATACCGATCAACGATAATAAcatcctaaaaaaaaaaataaagaattttattattatgatttAACGAATTAATGATAACAATTTCCATTGGGTCAAAACATATAATCAATTGCACTGTTTTGATGTAAATCGAGTGAAACGCGTGGGCtgtaaagaagaagaagaatagcGATAGTGGGTCGCGTATCCATAACTTTGCATTgtaaatcaaataataattagtttgtAAACTTATGATAGTAGTATTATTTCACTTTCCATCGTTTAACTCTAATTCACAAGTGTGGAAAATTGTTTGCGCAAATAAATGCGatatatacattaatttattttaaaaccaGCTTATGTTTTTTGAATTTacactattttaaatttacactCGTGATATTGTAATATGTGTTACTGTatgttaatatctttttataatattaatttcgtttgttgcagataacgtataataatcAAATCAAGATATACACATACAAGCATTCACAATGGTAAGTATCAAtgaaaatacattattttataaaagaaaatgagttgttatttagaattttattattattattattataatgatCGTCTTTTACAGGACTACAAAGCGCCAACAGAAATGGACACCTTCCTACCCCAAGATGGGTCCAATGCGAAGGATGGTGTATTATCCAAGTAAGaatttactatatatttacatagttTCAACTTATTCACAGATTCAGATTCATTCGCTAAAGAAATCGTATtaacaaaaatgttaaacaaagtagaatttattcgtatttattgCAGATACAAAGTGCAAGTCGCTCCACGAGATATAGAGGTCGGACAGGGTGATGGAAAAAGCTTCGACCCCTTCAATGAACGAAAAGTTGATAACCCGACGACGTAAGTCGCGATATGgcaattgatataaaaatatataattgacTGATATTCTTAACTTTTATGTTACATACTCAgggttattatattatttgtgatatttaataaaaaagaagtaatatctatattatataatgttaaacaGTATGAAAGTTAAATGTCACTGTAAGCAACACATTTATACCAAAATAATTGCAGCAATAAtagtccgtaatttcctttcagGGACGGTGACACATTAACGCATTTATTGAAAGCTGCCCTTGGAACGGGTATATTATCCATGCCAATTGCTTTCAAGAATGCCGGACTTATCGTTGGTGTATTTGCCACAGTTCTGGTGGCGTTCGTATGCACACATTGCGCCTATATTTTGgtacataaatattcaatgaTATTGAACACAATAACCGAAGCAATAAACTAAGTTACGACTCGTTAATATTTTAGGTAAAATGTGCACATGTTCTATATTACAAAACGAGGCGTACGGAAATGAGTTTTGCTGATGTAGCAGAAGTAGCGTTTGCCACGGGACCACAATGGGggagaaaattttcaaaaccgATCAGGTAAGATAtcgtgaaaataatatacaatatttatatttatgaaataaagtttaaaaatatctaaggAATCATGTTTTCAATAGGATAATAAccacataatatattatttacagaTACCTTATACAGATCAGTTTATTCGCAACGTATTTTGGTACCTGCAGTGTGTACACAGTTATCGTTGCTGCAAACTTTAATCAGATCATTAAGCATTATCATGCGGAATCGGAATTCAGTCTCCGGTTAATGGCAACCTGTTTACTGATTCCATTGATACTGCTCAGTTGGATACCAAATCTGAAATATCTTGCACCTGTTTCCATGGTAGCCAATATATTCATGGGATCAGGTTTAggaataactttttattacttaGTTAGGGATATGCCATCTATCAACTCTGTACCTTTATTCGCGTCCATTCAAGACTTCCCACGATTCTTCAGCATTACTATCTTTGCAATGGAAGCAATAGGTATTATTCGACTATTTAAAGGAATATTGATGTTTTACTAAgagaatgacgttataggaGTTGTAATGCCACTGGAGAATAATATGAAAACACCCCAACATT
It includes:
- the Path gene encoding solute carrier family 36 member pathetic → MDYKAPTEMDTFLPQDGSNAKDGVLSKYKVQVAPRDIEVGQGDGKSFDPFNERKVDNPTTDGDTLTHLLKAALGTGILSMPIAFKNAGLIVGVFATVLVAFVCTHCAYILVKCAHVLYYKTRRTEMSFADVAEVAFATGPQWGRKFSKPIRYLIQISLFATYFGTCSVYTVIVAANFNQIIKHYHAESEFSLRLMATCLLIPLILLSWIPNLKYLAPVSMVANIFMGSGLGITFYYLVRDMPSINSVPLFASIQDFPRFFSITIFAMEAIGVVMPLENNMKTPQHFVGICGVLNKGMSGVTFIYILLGFLGYVRYQDQTLDSITLNLPTEEVAAQIVKILIALAVYCTFGLQFYVCLDIAWNGIKDRFQKKPLLANYILRTAMVTGAVLLAVIVPTIEPFIGLIGAFCFSILGLLIPVFVETVTYWDVGFGPGNWVALKNVIICIIGLMALVFGSRSALMQIAELYS